The following proteins are encoded in a genomic region of Macrobrachium nipponense isolate FS-2020 chromosome 44, ASM1510439v2, whole genome shotgun sequence:
- the LOC135203874 gene encoding uncharacterized transmembrane protein DDB_G0289901-like, with product MPQRVLVSAMKHMVLFLASLLVAAECTYNYRPPGPGQGISGGFLNVVPGVGPAVSSGVGTGHSGVSTSGASVSSGVSTGGAIVSSGVSTGGAIISSGISTGGTSVASSGVSTGGAIVSSGVSTGGAIASSGISTGGTSVASSGVSTGGGIVSSGVSTGGASVSSGVSTSGALSGHGATSCAGGQVAHNGRCVTPEVSRNVYVFSAGQQTSLTGPRPNIPAPKVEHNVIFVRVPENAGGQDPIVVPPPQQKNIVYVLQQGTTIGGRRVINVPAPAKTQPEVFFVNYGEGQNPVLPGGIDLQTALNSAVSQGVGQVVGGGSPAGSGSSAVGGPFGGITGGGSIAGAAGVGLHGAAGVVSSGGTVGGISHGAAGVGSQAGAVGVGSQAGAAGVVSHGSAGVVSSGGVAGVGSQAGATGVVSHGAAGLGSHGAAGGGSTGGLYGSSLGGNRNSAGSVSKAILTGTFGASASRASNPGSSGTSASGGGVAPGVIRPSSSGQVIPGAVPPTRKGLYN from the exons ATGCCACAACGTGTTCTCGTCTCCGCCATGAAGCATATGGTGCTG tttctCGCATCTCTGCTGGTAGCAGCAGAATGTACTTACAATTATAGACCACCTGGTCCTGGGCAAGGTATTTCTGGTGGTTTCTTGAATGTGGTTCCTGGTGTGGGTCCAGCGGTATCTTCTGGCGTGGGCACTGGCCATTCTGGTGTCAGTACCAGTGGGGCGTCTGTATCCTCTGGTGTCAGCACTGGTGGAGCAATTGTATCCTCTGGTGTAAGTACTGGTGGAGCAATTATATCCTCTGGTATAAGTACTGGTGGAACATCTGTAGCCTCTTCTGGTGTGAGCACTGGAGGAGCAATTGTATCCTCTGGTGTAAGTACTGGTGGAGCAATTGCATCCTCTGGTATAAGTACTGGTGGAACATCTGTAGCCTCTTCTGGTGTGAGCACTGGTGGAGGAATTGTATCCTCTGGTGTAAGTACTGGTGGGGCATCTGTTTCCTCTGGTGTAAGTACAAGTGGCGCTTTATCAGGACACGGTGCAACCTCGTGTGCTGGTGGACAGGTTGCCCATAATGGCAGATGTGTAACACCTGAAGTCTCGCGCAATGTTTACGTTTTTTCTGCTGGTCAGCAGACCAGCTTGACAGGACCTCGCCCTAACATCCCAGCACCAAAGGTCGAACACAACGTCATCTTCGTACGTGTCCCAGAAAACGCTGGTGGCCAGGATCCCATTGTGGTGCCACCGCCCCAGCAGAAGAATATCGTTTACGTCCTGCAACAGGGAACCACCATAGGAGGGCGAAGGGTTATCAACGTTCCGGCTCCAGCCAAGACCCAGCCGGAAGTCTTCTTTGTTAACTATGGCGAAGGACAAAACCCAGTTTTGCCTGGTGGCATAGATCTTCAGACTGCTCTCAACAGCGCTGTCTCTCAAGGAGTAGGCCAGGTTGTTGGTGGTGGATCCCCAGCCGGATCAGGTAGTAGTGCTGTTGGCGGACCATTTGGTGGCATAACTGGGGGTGGATCAATTGCTGGAGCAGCTGGAGTGGGGTTACATGGAGCAGCTGGAGTGGTATCATCTGGTGGAACAGTTGGTGGGATATCACATGGAGCAGCTGGTGTGGGATCACAGGCTGGAGCAGTTGGCGTGGGATCACAGGCTGGAGCAGCTGGAGTGGTGTCACATGGATCAGCTGGTGTGGTTTCATCAGGTGGAGTAGCTGGTGTGGGATCACAGGCTGGAGCAACTGGAGTGGTATCACATGGAGCAGCTGGATTGGGATCACATGGAGCAGCTGGTGGTGGATCCACTGGAGGTCTCTATGGCAGTTCTCTTGGTGGCAACAGGAATTCCGCAGGGTCAGTCAGCAAAGCCATCCTCACCGGAACCTTCGGAGCCTCAGCGAGCAGGGCCAGTAATCCTGGAAGCtctggaacttcagccagtggcgGTGGAGTCGCACCTGGGGTCATTAGACCTTCTTCCAGTGGCCAGGTCATTCCAGGGGCGGTGCCACCAACCCGCAAGGGACTTTATAATTAA
- the LOC135203873 gene encoding pupal cuticle protein 36-like: MKHTALIIASLLAAAECDLAPTYGLPGKGSSGGSFGSSFGSGGSSGFGGSGSFGGGSYGSSGGGGGGGGGGGRPCGGGQILHVDGRCVTPQVSRQVYLYTVPDVPRPVGPRPNIPPPRVEQNILFVRLPEGADDEEPIVIPPPLQKNVVYVLNKATDISGPKVINLPAPPKSQPEVFFVNYGKGQNPTLPGGIDLQTALNSAVEGVGQVVGGGIGGGIGGGIGGGYDGGVLGGGGFTGGLSGGGGGGFGSGGGSGSGGYHGGSPKPSGLYSAP; this comes from the exons ATGAAACATACAGCGCTG attATTGCCTCACTGCTGGCGGCAGCAGAATGCGACTTGGCTCCGACTTACGGTCTGCCGGGCAAAGGATCCTCTGGAGGGTCCTTTGGCTCTAGTTTCGGTTCGGGAGGATCATCTGGCTTCGGTGGTAGCGGATCCTTTGGTGGCGGGTCCTACGGGTCTTCTGGCGGCGGCGGTggcggcggaggaggaggaggacgtccCTGCGGCGGAGGACAGATCCTCCACGTCGACGGACGATGCGTCACCCCTCAAGTATCGCGCCAGGTTTATCTCTACACCGTCCCCGACGTCCCCCGTCCCGTCGGCCCTAGGCCTAACATCCCTCCTCCGAGGGTCGAACAAAACATccttttcgtccgtcttcctgaAGGCGCCGACGACGAGGAGCCCATCGTCATTCCTCCACCCCTGCAGAAGAACGTCGTCTACGTCCTCAACAAGGCCACCGACATCAGCGGACCCAAGGTCATCAACCTCCCGGCGCCACCCAAGAGCCAGCCTGAGGTCTTCTTCGTCAACTACGGCAAAGGCCAGAACCCGACTCTTCCAGGAGGCATTGATCTCCAGACAGCTCTCAACAGCGCCGTCGAGGGAGTTGGCCAGGTCGTTGGTGGCGGAATTGGTGGCGGAATTGGTGGCGGAATTGGTGGAGGATACGACGGCGGGGTCCTCGGAGGTGGTGGATTCACAGGCGGGCTCTccggaggaggaggcggcggctTCGGAAGTGGAGGAGGATCTGGAAGTGGAGGATATCACGGAGGTTCCCCCAAACCATCTGGTCTTTACAGTGCTCCATAA
- the LOC135204269 gene encoding keratin, type II cytoskeletal 3-like isoform X5 has translation MKHLVVIFASVFVAAECALLQGYNLPTPGSSSGFTHGSGGSIGGSGGSFGGSGGSFGGSGGSFGGSGGSFGVTGGGSFVSTGGSVSGGFGHGSISCGDGQVAHGGSCVTPQVERSVYVYDVPAQPRPVGPTPNIPAPKVEHNIVFVRLPEGAAGQEPIVVPPPQQKNIVYVLNKATAVGGQKVIQVPAPPKSQPEVYFVNVGDGQNPTLPGGVDLQSALSSAVHQGVGQVIGGTGGSGIGGVSGGSGGVAFDSGFGGGLTGGFSGGVVSGGDSFGSVSVGGVGSSGSVSGGGAPSGLYSPP, from the exons ATGAAGCATCTTGTGGTG ATTTTCGCATCTGTGTTTGTGGCAGCAGAATGTGCCTTGCTCCAGGGCTATAACTTGCCCACCCCCGGATCTTCCTCTGGATTTACCCACGGTTCAGGAGGGTCCATCGGAGGTTCAGGAGGGTCCTTCGGAGGTTCAGGAGGGTCCTTCGGAGGTTCAGGAGGGTCCTTCGGAGGTTCAGGAGGGTCCTTCGGTGTTACGGGAGGAGGAAGTTTTGTATCTACTGGTGGTTCTGTATCTGGAGGGTTTGGACATGGATCCATCTCTTGTGGTGATGGACAGGTCGCCCACGGAGGGAGCTGCGTAACTCCTCAAGTGGAACGCAGTGTCTACGTCTACGACGTCCCTGCACAGCCCAGACCCGTCGGCCCTACCCCTAACATCCCAGCACCAAAGGTCGAGCACAACATCGTCTTCGTGCGCCTTCCAGAGGGCGCTGCAGGACAGGAGCCTATTGTGGTTCCTCCACCCCAGCAGAAGAACATCGTCTATGTCCTCAACAAGGCAACTGCAGTCGGTGGACAGAAGGTCATCCAAGTTCCAGCACCACCCAAGAGCCAGCCTGAAGTCTACTTCGTCAACGTCGGCGACGGCCAGAACCCAACTCTTCCAGGAGGCGTTGATCTTCAGAGTGCCCTCAGCAGCGCTGTCCACCAGGGAGTCGGTCAGGTCATTGGAGGTACTGGGGGATCAGGCATTGGTGGCGTCTCCGGAGGATCAGGAGGAGTTGCATTTGACAGCGGATTCGGAGGTGGACTTACTGGAGGTTTTTCCGGTGGCGTTGTCAGTGGTGGGGACAGCTTCGGCAGCGTCTCTGTCGGTGGTGTCGGttcttcaggcagcgtctctggAGGTGGTGCCCCAAGTGGCCTGTATTCCCCTCCTTAA